The following proteins are co-located in the Scomber scombrus chromosome 2, fScoSco1.1, whole genome shotgun sequence genome:
- the LOC133995534 gene encoding prostaglandin D2 receptor 2, whose translation MFNTISTSDALREKQYCPLLDTMRNHSLNNNTEANLIVVCFHGLLSCFGILENVLILWVVGFRLQRRTVASVWVLNLAMSDFLATLTLPLFTLYLNSSHSWQLGSPLCKIQASIFFLNMFVSAFLLAAISLDRCILVTKPVWSQNHRSVAGAWKVCALGWLWAAINTFPYFLFRSVTDTLDGRKLCYHNFAMYSTMLERDCKVRQAATAISKLFLAFLFPLVVIAGSYIQIVLSLRNRRRRRKQSTSRLTDTLILTNNTSTPTATKNTISLKPTASGPSLALTPTSMSPTTAPTQNSQGQLSQSFTKMVTFVITAFLLCWAPYHIFCMMEVTAQYGYTNLKLVEVGLPLATTIAFLNPVLNPILYAFSCPHFCVRIRQSLGAVFDGLVEEGGGILVAQGKSLRAHIRRKSSRDVSFATPGSPNSSHLPHQSPDIPPSVTPSFSDTRRGHKDSQTENSGHESKNELDHS comes from the coding sequence ATGTTTAACACGATCTCCACCTCGGATGCCTTAAGGGAGAAGCAGTATTGTCCCCTGCTAGATACCATGCGGAATCACAGCCTCAATAACAACACAGAGGCCAATTTGATAGTGGTTTGCTTCCACGGACTGCTCTCCTGCTTTGGAATTTTGGAGAACGTCTTGATCCTTTGGGTGGTGGGCTTCCGCCTGCAGCGCCGCACTGTAGCTTCAGTGTGGGTGCTCAACCTGGCAATGTCTGACTTCCTAGCCACCCTAACACTTCCCCTCTTCACTCTCTACCTTAATTCCTCCCATAGCTGGCAGCTTGGCAGCCCACTTTGCAAAATACAGGCTTCCATCTTCTTCTTGAACATGTTTGTGTCTGCCTTCCTGCTGGCAGCCATTTCACTGGACCGCTGCATTCTTGTGACCAAACCAGTGTGGAGCCAGAATCATCGGTCAGTAGCAGGAGCATGGAAAGTGTGTGCATTGGGTTGGCTATGGGCAGCAATTAATACATTTCCTTACTTCCTGTTCCGCTCAGTGACTGACACACTGGATGGGAGGAAATTGTGCTATCATAATTTTGCCATGTATTCAACCATGCTTGAGAGAGATTGCAAAGTGAGGCAAGCAGCAACAGCCATCTCCAAGCTGTTTCTAGCATTCTTGTTCCCCCTGGTGGTGATTGCAGGGAGCTACATCCAAATTGTTCTCAGCCTgagaaacagaaggaggaggaggaagcagagtACCAGCAGGTTAACTGATACACTGATATTGACAAACAATACAAGTACCCCTACAGCCACAAAAAACACTATCTCTCTTAAGCCTACGGCCTCTGGTCCATCATTGGCGCTCACACCTACTTCCATGTCTCCCACCACCGCCCCTACTCAGAACAGTCAAGGCCAGCTGTCTCAGAGCTTCACCAAAATGGTGACATTTGTGATCACAGCATTTTTACTGTGCTGGGCTCCTTATCACATCTTCTGCATGATGGAAGTGACAGCCCAGTATGGGTACACAAATCTGAAGCTGGTGGAAGTGGGGCTGCCCTTAGCTACAACTATTGCATTCTTAAATCCAGTGTTGAATCCCATTCTGTATGCCTTCAGCTGCCCACATTTCTGTGTGAGAATACGACAGAGTCTGGGAGCAGTGTTTGACGGACTggtagaggagggaggagggataCTGGTAGCCCAAGGGAAGAGTTTACGAGCTCATATTAGGCGGAAGAGCAGTCGAGATGTGAGCTTTGCAACACCAGGGTCACCAAACAGTTCACATTTACCCCATCAATCACCTGACATTCCACCGTCCGTCACACCTTCTTTCTCTGACACTCGACGTGGCCACAAAGACAGTCAAACAGAGAATTCAGGACATGAATCAAAGAATGAGTTAGATCATAGCTGA